Proteins from one Portunus trituberculatus isolate SZX2019 chromosome 38, ASM1759143v1, whole genome shotgun sequence genomic window:
- the LOC123514906 gene encoding lipase lipl-5-like: MNAVVDAVVVMVAVVVMAGASASSSPRLGHHQHLLRNTDIQPHHGQCTAPALPHLNIVALHEPEIVQEMGYPAEVHHVTSSDGYLLELHHIPHGAAGPSENRPPVLLQHGILGSSADWPWVIVTRGLQMNTHRISLLSFHPRSLPACGCRLRRMAQQHSGKHQDLSPDQQAFWSFSWDEMAYYDLPANIDYILEVTGATNLYYVGYSMGTTIFFAMMSERPAEYNEKTVLTLLGVGELLPGTTVMDYLAENYCDADIPLVDVCYNIFFLIVGPDTSELNKVKLLRGGGGGSTRTDLIYAGLHELHCVSCAGWYLSAHREPLCTGGALCIGNFAKYDYGLLGNLNHYGQQTPPHYDLARVTASVGLFQ, from the exons ATGAACGCAGTGGTTGAtgccgtggtggtgatggtggcggtggtggtgatggctggtgCGTCTGCGTCCTCATCCCCGCGGCTgggacaccaccaacacctccttCGGAACACGGACATTCAACCTCACCACGGTCAGTGCACAGCCCCTGCCCTTCCCCATCTTAACATAG TGGCGCTTCATGAG CCTGAAATAGTCCAGGAGATGGGGTACCCGGCAGAGGTGCACCACGTGACCTCCAGCGACGGCTACCTGCTGGAGCTGCACCACATCCCTCATGGCGCTGCGGGGCCCTCGGAGAACCGTCCGCCCGTCCTGCTGCAGCACGGCATACTGGGATCCTCCGCTGACTGG CCTTGGGTGATCGTGACCCGCGGCCTACAGATGAACACACATAGAATTTCCCTTCTGTCCTTTCACCCGCGTAGCCTTCCTGCTTGCGGATGCAGGTTACGACGTATGGCTCAGCAACACTCGGGGAAACACCAGGATCTTTCCCCCGACCAGCAAGCTTTCTGGAGCTTCAG CTGGGACGAAATGGCTTACTATGACCTGCCCGCCAACATCGACTACATCCTGGAGGTGACGGGCGCCACTAACCTATACTATGTGGGCTACAGCATGGGCACTACCATCTTCTTTGCCATGATGAGCGAAAGGCCTGCAGAGTACAATGAGAAA ACCGTCCTCACACTGCTGGGCGTGGGCGAACTTCTCCCCGGCACAACAGTGATGGACTACCTGGCCGAGAATTACTGTGATGCTGACATTCCTTTGGTTGATGTGTGCTATAACATATTCTTCCTCATCGTTGGACCTGACACATCGGAGCTCAATAAGGTGAAGTTGCTgcgcggcggtggcggtggatcGACACGCACGGatttaattt ATGCAG GATTACATGAACTCCATTGTGTCTCATGTGCCGGCTGGTACCTCAGTGCACACCGCGAACCACTATGCACAGGAGGTGCTCTCTG TATAGGCAACTTCGCCAAGTACGACTACGGCCTGCTAGGCAACCTAAACCACTACGGGCAGCAGACACCCCCACACTACGACCTGGCCAGGGTGACGGCGTCGGTTGGCCTCTTCCAGTGA